In Balaenoptera acutorostrata chromosome 3, mBalAcu1.1, whole genome shotgun sequence, the genomic stretch CCTCGCTCCCGCTCCCCACTCCCGGGATGTGTCTCCGCTGTACGAAGGGCTATGGCCACCACGACTTCCGGGTTCCGTCATTTCGTTCTCCCGCCGCCGACCCGCGCCGCCAAACTGAGGCTCTTCTATAAGCCAGGCAGCAGCCAACCTGCCAACACCTACTGACACTCACTCATctcccagagagagaaagagagcgagagagagcgaGCGCGAGAGAGCGAGCGCGAGTgagagcgagcgagcgagcgagcgagagagggagagacaaaaTACCTACCAGGAAAGGGGGGGAGGAAGTCCAGTTTTTGCaaactattcatttttttttcttgatttttccccCCCCTGCTTTCTTTGAACGATACTTTAAAGAGAGAGGATCATATTATAGATACCGCGGGGGCAAAGCTAAGGGGGGGGGAGGAAAAATTCAAGAAGCAGAAACCCCTCGCGGAGTtttactggaagaaaaaaacgGGTCTGAAAGATTCctcctcttcatcatcatcaaCCATCATTCATTCACTACCTTGACATTCCGGGCTTTGATTGACAGCTGGAGTGGCAAAAAGCCATGAAACACGACAGTTCGGTTACATGTGGGCTGCTGACGGGCCGCTCGTAACCTTCAGTTCGGGggcttgacaattttttttttcttctttttcttctttttcttttctttttttttttttttccaactgaggggaagagaagagaaagagggggaaaggaggaccgaagaggaggaggaggggaggggggaggaggaggaggtggaggaggaggaggaagatcaggaggaggaggaagaagaggaaaaaagagaaaaagaagaaatatcacaggaaaaaaaaaactcttcgtTGTCTTGcctgggcttttttttcccccccctaaAAATAACATATTGGAAAACTGGGAGAAGTCTCcttggtttggaaaaaaaaaaaaaaaaaggaatcttcaGCCTAGATCACTTTCTTATCCGGACTGGGATATTAAATATACGACACATCCAGGAGTTTATTGGAGCGCAGACTGATGGCGCAAAGGGTAGGTTTAAATCTCCAACACTTACCTAGATATAAATCCTCTCCTAAGAGGGGCCTGTCCCGATGCCTCCTCTCCCTTcaacgctgctgctgctgctcgcTGCTTGATGATGGCggccagtatttaaaaaaatagcagcaAAATTATTCATCGGCTTCTTTTCCCCCCCGTGCCTCTGcgtgtgtgcgagtgtgtgtgcgtgcgtgtgtgcgtgtctgGGCGCGCGTGTTTCAACGCTGTGCGAGCGGGCGGGCGGCGAGTGCGtgtgagtggtgtgtgtgtgtgtctgtgtgtgtgtgcgagtgcAATTGTTACACGCTTTCGCCTCGCTCCAGCTTTTACCCCAGCAGCGCGATTCCCCCGGTTCTCctgctgccgccgctgccgctgCTGCGCCGCTGCTGCCGCTGCTCCCGCGGCTCGGGGCGGGCACCGGCTGCGtaggagccgccgccgccgccggggccGCCGCTGGGGCCGCGCTGCCGCAGCCGCTGCGCCGCCGCCTAGACTAGCCTGGGCTGCTTGTTTTGTCTCTGAAATTGACAAGGACGCAGGGAATCCGCTGCTAAATAATGTTTCTGGTAACTTTCACgttattccccccaccccacccccaccctctgctccctgcccccGGGGAGGCACTGGCCCCAGCCTTCCCTAGTCCTCGGCGTTCTCGTCCTGATTATTAgcgtttttcttctctttattttgtttcatttcgcCTTTTGATTTATTGGATCCTCTGGAGGAGGCGAAGGGGGGTTAGGGGTGGGATCCGGGGCTTCCTCCTCACACTAACTCCACTTCTCCCTCGGTTGGCTTGCTACGGTTCTGCTGCCTCCCGCCCGAGCGGGACCTCCCGGCGCCCCCTCAATCCCCGGCCTCACCGCCCCCTCTCCCTACTCTAAACGCTGCTCTCGGTTCatactttttcatcttttaaatttaaaaacacccCCCTCCCCAACTTTCAACTCCGTTGTTTCGGCTGGTTTGGTTTCTGTGTGTTCAACTCGTGCTCGgtacttttctcctttctgactttgtttttatttgtattttcctccctctttctctcctgcctccccccccctccccgccgccccctcctcctcctctctcttcttcccttggccttctccctctctcccgcctCTATTCCTTACccacttctctcctctctctcttctccctgcttCTTTTCCTACCCTCCCTCGGCTCTCCTCGCTCTCTCTCACCTCCTGCGCCCCCCGCCCCTTTGCCGGGTTCTGACAGTACGATGAGCTGCCCCATTACGGCGGGATGGACGGAGTAGGGGTGCCTGCTTCCATGTACGGAGACCCTCACGCGCCGCGGCCGATCCCACCGGTTCACCACCTGAACCACGGGCCGCCGCTCCACGCCACGCAGCACTACGGCGCGCACGCCCCGCACCCCAATGTCATGCCGGCCAGCATGGGATCCGCTGTCAACGACGCCTTGAAGCGGGACAAGGACGCGATCTATGGGTAAACCAACCTCCACCCCCTCCCGACCCAGCGTACTGTGTGAGTGCGAGTGCGAGTGTGTGTTTGtctctgtggggggggggggggggatgagggGGTGGACGACCAAGTGGGGAGTTATTTCTCCTTAGGGTAGGGGGGCGGAAACCGCTGGCCTTAGGAAAGGACAGGGAAGGGGGCCTGCTCTTCTGCCCCTTGCGTGTAAGTCCTGGGGAAGATTTGGCTTCCTCCACCGCCACGGCCCCGTCACTCCGGACCCCAGAGCCGGGAGTGACTGAGTCCTCAGAATGTGGCCAGGGCCTTCTCCCCAAGGACGGGATTCCTGGCCAAAGGACGCAGAGCTGGTCCTTCCAGGccccctaacagaggccctgacgAAGGAGAAAGTTTCCTGCCGATGAGGagcaacttttttttccttttctgtttcctacCGAGAGTCTGGGAGTCACTAAATGCAGTTGGAGCTGGGATCAGGGCTGCTTCTGTCGGCCAGGAAGTCCTAATCACCCTCTTCTTAATTCTCTGTAAATAAAGGGGGCAGACCTTGAAGTGCAGCGGGGTGGAAGGGGCTGCTGCTTGCACAGAGCAGCTCTTGGGGGGAGTAAGGGAGATggctggaaattattttaaattctgcgAGAACTCGGGGAGGGATGGGGGTGCACGGCCCCAACGTGTACCACTCGGGCCCTCCCAGCTGAGGGTAGGTGGGGAAGGCTGCGGGATGCCGAGGGGAGGGGACAGTGTCGGTAAACAGCAACTGCGCCTGAAGGCGGAGGCCGCAAGCATCCCGAGGTGTAGCTCAACCGCCCGGAGGAACACAAAGGACAGGCGCACACGCACACTTCCAAGTTTTAACACTCGATTTATTTATTTTCGCCAGCTGGAGAAATGTGGTCTTTGAAAGGAAGCTCTCGGCGTGTACCATTCCTATTATTTTGGTCCCCTCACCCGGGCTTTACTAGAAGTGGAGCAAACAAGTTTATAAGGCAAGGGGGTGGAGAGGTTAGATTGAGGAAAATATCACTTCGGGGGTGTGTGTAGGTGAGCCTTGGGCCTCCTCTGAAATGCCCATTAAAATGCGGAGTTAAAGCAATTTTGGATTTCACGGAGTGTTCCTCTCTTGGGAGGTCAGGGCTGGGTCTCAGGGTTTGGTTGGGCGGCCTCTGTCGTGTGGGGAGTGGGTCTGGATCAACACCGGGCTCCGGACTGCCTGAGCATCTTGGCTGTTTCATTACGTTGGAACCGAGGCTCTTTTTACTTGGCGGGCTAACTGGCCAGGGGCTTCTCCGACCAGATCTGAGGGAGTCCTGAGCAGAGGGAAAGGGCCAGGCcgtttttcctttctgtttctggCCCAGGCTCGGCTGGCTGAGGAAGGGTTGTAAAGTATGATGCGTGCCTGTGGTAGAAAGGAAGGAATCCGAACCCTCCAAACTTGTTGATTACAGTTCTTGCTCCTTCCCCTCTGCACCCCGTCTCCGTGTGTGTGTCTCTGCGTGGCGCTGCCCGTTAGGCACCCGTTGTTTCCTCTGTTAGCTCTGGTCTTTGAGAAGTGCGAGCTGGCGACCTGCACTCCCCGGGAACCCGGAGTGGCCGGCGGGGACGTCTGCTCCTCCGACTCCTTCAACGAGGACATCGCGGTCTTCGCCAAGCAGGTCCAACCTTCTTGACCCACTcaccctcctgcagcccctcactccccctcccctttcctcagaGCTTTActtgaaagagaaggaagaggcaggGACACCCGATCTGTTCCTCCGGCCCAGTCCTCGCTCTACACCTCCTCCCCATCCTTGAGCCTGGAGGCAAATTGGAAGAAGAGATAAATAtgggtgtttgtttttccccccaGCCAGGAATACAGGGGCTCGACCCTCGAATTAAAGTTGACCTGCTCCTAATCTGGGGCTTGGCCTTTTCCCCCGCCTGCAGCTACTTGAACAAGAATTGGGGATTGGGGCTTTGAGGGCCCCGAGAGTGCCCGGGAGGGAAGGAAGCTGGGCGCCTTTCGGGGCTGTCGGCGCCGGCGCGGAGGTGAGGGAGGCTGCGAACCAGAGCCCCGCGGATGGCAGGATAAGGGGGTACTTGGACCCAGAGAACGGCCCTGAGTTCTCGGCTACAGCTCAGAGGTTCCAGGTACCCCTAAATGGGgctagaactaggaggccctgaTTCTTTTTCAACCGACCCCATTGACTGAAGGCACTAGTTTGTTTCATGTATTCTACCAAAGCCCCTCTCCTCGTCTCCGCCACTGCCCCTCCACCATCCCCGCTCACACACTACGGTTTAGTCGGTGAcagggtttttcttcttttaaatggaGTGGTAATTCATGCTGACTTTTCCCTGCTTCCTATAGGTTCGCGCCGAAAAGCCACTTTTTTCCTCAAATCCAGAGCTGGACAATTTGGTAAGGCTCACTGTTTCTTGCCTTTCCCCAGCCTGGGCCCCTTTCCTTGCCCAGAAGCACCCGCTTTTCCCCGGAGCTCCGGGGAGTTCGAGCAGAGCCCTCTCTGGAAGCTCCAGAGCGacggggaggaagggaagagctTAGAGCCCCTGCCGGGGAGCTGGGAGTGAGGGGCGGGTTGGACGTCAGGGCGAGCAGAGCCCAGGGAGGCAGCGAGCGGGGACGCGGCGCCGAGAGCGAGAGCAGGGGATGCGCCCCAGGTCTCGGCCCCGGGAGTGAGGCGGCGAGAAGTGAGTGATTTCCTCTGTTTGCCGGGGCAGGCGGCCGAGCCCCGGGCAGCTAACCCGAAGGAAGTCACCGCCGGCGCGGCGGAGGGCGGGCCGCggaggtgggcggggggggggggggtgaggggcaggCCAACGCAGGCCACTTTTAGGTGCGATTCTTTTGCTAATTTGCACGATTTCAATATTAAAAGTACTTAAATCCGCTTTCAAAGGCCCTGCCTCACCATTCTTTTTGAGTATTTCCTTCTTTAGTAAGGACGGATTTCGCAGGGTGTGCTGTTCTAAAAAGCTTTCTCTCTCCAAAGAAGcgacttttttcttccttccttcctttctttcttcttcttctttttttttttttattttttttattttggcctgAGGTCGAGAGAGGCGACGTTAAAGAGGACTGAGGCGGAGAAAGAAGGCCTATCCCTAGGAAAGCAGTGCTTGTAAATAGCTCAGGAAACGTGAGGGGTAAAGATATTAAATGCTTCGGCATAGGTTGAGTCAGATTCCTACCCCGTAGCCAACGAGGCAGAGATGATCAGTAATCACTTGGTTTTTCTGACGATTTCTTGATGTGTGGGCTTTGCCTGGCCACTTGCCTGTGTCTTCTCCCAGCCCCATTCCCTCACCATCCCCCACTAGAAACCTCCAAGTCACAGGCATCACAGAGCCTTAACTCCGCACTCTAAACTTTTCTTCCAGATGATACAAGCAATACAAGTACTAAGGTTTCATCTTTTGGAGTTAGAAAAGGTAAGCAGGAAATGACACTCCCCACTTTGATTTGGTCACTTCCCTCTCCTGGTTGAGTTAGGATGTTTTTAACAAACCTCCAGTCTGAGGGATTGAGTACCTGGAGAGATTCTGAGCAACTTGTTACCACGTACTGCCTTCACATTGCTCCTCAACCCAGGGGCTCAGAGGATGGGTGAATTAGGACAGCCCTGTCTTTTAAAGTAGCCGCCTCCCCCCTTTTCCCCAGGCATTCAGGATTATTTTGAAATGCAGCAAACCATTTGTGTTAGTGGACATTCAGCCTGCTTGCGTCTCTATTAGGCCCAGAGCGTGCATTAGGTGCTGGCAGAGGGAATCATCCTCGCTGGGCTGTCTTTACATTGCTCTGCAGCTCAATCACTTTCCCCTGGAAACATACAAAATTCCTAGCTTATTGAATCGCAAATGCTAATGCTGTTCCCAGTTCCAGCGTTCTAGCATTTTGATGTTATCATCAAATCGGATTTTCCCAGTCTGAACCCAGTTATTTCCAGTCCTGTTTCTCTCCCTTCATTGTAACTTGTTGCTCAGGGAAGTCTCTGGAGAATAATATCTGCTACAACAATTGCTCTATTGTTTCCTCGCCTTCAACTATTACACCCATTAATTAGAGTTAGTTTGGAAGACATAGCACTGTTGCTCTTTCCAAACCTTGCAACctgatattttttccctttaaaaatgaaacaaaaccatgaccacaacaacaacaatacaAACTGAACCCTCCGCCTTGACCCTCCTTCTAGGTCCACGAACTGTGTGATAACTTCTGCCACCGGTACATTAGCTGTTTGAAGGGGAAAATGCCTATAGACCTCGTCATTGATGAAAGAGACGGCAGCTCCAAGTCAGATCACGAAGAACTTTCAGGCTCCTCCACAAATCTCGCTGACCATGTAAGTCTGTGAGCCTTTGGCATTCTTTTAAGACCACGGGGCAAAGCATTTGTGAAAAATTTGTTGTAACCTCTAGCTCCACTgactgagttttctttttaaataatctgGTCTCTCTGGGGGTCTTTTTCGCCCTTTCTCACTACTTCTGCCATACCTTTCAtctccatttcccctttcttGGACCCCCTCCTTATTTATGTTGAGAACCAAAAGAAACCAGGGAGTCGATAGAGTGATTTGTGCTCTTAATGTGTAAAGTTTCCTGGATTTGGTGACTTGAGTGTTAGCAAGTCGTCTGTTTGATATGGTGACCACTGCCTTTTCTGCTTTCTCAACTCTGTAATCATTGCAGCAGGGAGAAAGAGGCAAGAAAGCTAGCTGGACAGGATGGGGGAAAGAGAGGACTGAAGGAAAAGAGAATTGGGGAGTGAGGGCTGATTTCTCAGTCTCTTGCAGAGATGACAATTCTGAGAATTACTGGCAATCTTGCATTGCATTCGAAATAAAAGGAGTGAACACATTATAGTTTTCTGATCTTTTGCCGTATAGAAACTTACTGTCAGTATATGGACTTATTGCCAAGTGCGTGAGGCATCTTCATAATAAAAGGCAGTAGCCTTGatgaaacaaatattaacaatgtATTATAGAAAGCTGAAGGGAATTGTGATTGAGTAACCGTAGGTTAGTGGTTGAATTTTAACACAAGCAGTTGGTGAATGAGGACGGAGAGTAGAGTAAGGAGGGACTGTGTGTGTCAGGCCAGGAACGGAGATTTCTTTCTATTCTCTCTGTTTTTAATCCTATTTTGGAACCGATCTAGTGAgtctgatgcaaaaaaaaaaaaaaaaagcatatgtagTGAGactgaaaatttgaaaaagaagcaaagagaagaaagattgCAGCTGGTAGGAAAGGCAGGAGTGGCGAGGTTAAAGAGTGGGTGTGAACAGCAGTTTATTTATAGGAACccaagcctgggggtgggggagagggtgtCTATAGATTATAGTCGATTGAACTCACAACCTAAATGATATAGGCTATAGTTTACTAACTTGGTGCCTGAAATATTAATTTAACACTCCGTGGAG encodes the following:
- the MEIS2 gene encoding homeobox protein Meis2 isoform X3, whose product is MAQRYDELPHYGGMDGVGVPASMYGDPHAPRPIPPVHHLNHGPPLHATQHYGAHAPHPNVMPASMGSAVNDALKRDKDAIYGHPLFPLLALVFEKCELATCTPREPGVAGGDVCSSDSFNEDIAVFAKQVRAEKPLFSSNPELDNLMIQAIQVLRFHLLELEKVHELCDNFCHRYISCLKGKMPIDLVIDERDGSSKSDHEELSGSSTNLADHNPASWRDHDDATSTHSAGTPGPSSGGHASQSGDNSSEQGDGLDNSVASPGTGDDDDPDKDKKRQKKRGIFPKVATNIMRAWLFQHLTHPYPSEEQKKQLAQDTGLTILQVNNWFINARRRIVQPMIDQSNRAGFLLDPSVSQGAAYSPEGQPMGSFVLDGQQHMGIRPAGPMSGMGMNMGMDGQWHYM
- the MEIS2 gene encoding homeobox protein Meis2 isoform X4, translating into MFLYDELPHYGGMDGVGVPASMYGDPHAPRPIPPVHHLNHGPPLHATQHYGAHAPHPNVMPASMGSAVNDALKRDKDAIYGHPLFPLLALVFEKCELATCTPREPGVAGGDVCSSDSFNEDIAVFAKQVRAEKPLFSSNPELDNLMIQAIQVLRFHLLELEKVHELCDNFCHRYISCLKGKMPIDLVIDERDGSSKSDHEELSGSSTNLADHNPASWRDHDDATSTHSAGTPGPSSGGHASQSGDNSSEQGDGLDNSVASPGTGDDDDPDKDKKRQKKRGIFPKVATNIMRAWLFQHLTHPYPSEEQKKQLAQDTGLTILQVNNWFINARRRIVQPMIDQSNRAGFLLDPSVSQGAAYSPEGQPMGSFVLDGQQHMGIRPAGPMSGMGMNMGMDGQWHYM